The following are encoded together in the Bos taurus isolate L1 Dominette 01449 registration number 42190680 breed Hereford chromosome 12, ARS-UCD2.0, whole genome shotgun sequence genome:
- the CYSLTR2 gene encoding cysteinyl leukotriene receptor 2 encodes MERKLVSLSPSISASEMETNSTFSDHHSNRNCTAEDFKREFYPIVYLVIFIWGALGNGFSIYVFVQPYRKSTSVNIFMLNLATSDLLFTATLPFRVDYYLRGSNWIFGDLSCRIMSYSMYVNMYSSIYFLTVLSVVRFLATVHPFRLLHATSVRNAWIVCGIIWIFIMASSTTLLNNGSELKGNVTLCLELNRNKAPKLKTMNYIALVVGFLLPFCTLSICYMLIIRALLKAEVPELGLRLSHRKALTTIIIALVIFLLCFLPYHILRTLHLLQWTADICRDSLHKAVAITLALAAANSCFNPLLYYFAGENFKDRLKSALRKDHPQEPKCSFPFCVWLKNETRGTLQESLLLQNKRINQDKGKHDI; translated from the coding sequence ATGGAAAGAAAACTTGTGTCCTTATCTCCATCCATATCCGCATCAGAAATGGAAACCAACAGCACCTTCAGCGATCACCATAGCAACAGGAACTGCACAGCTGAAGACTTTAAGAGAGAATTTTACCCCATCGTGTACCTGGTAATATTTATCTGGGGAGCCTTGGGAAATGGCTTTTCCATATATGTTTTCGTGCAACCTTATAGGAAGTCCACATCTGTGAACATTTTCATGCTCAATCTGGCTACTTCAGATCTCTTATTCACAGCCACACTGCCCTTCAGGGTGGACTATTACCTCAGAGGGTCCAATTGGATATTTGGGGACCTGAGTTGCAGGATTATGTCTTACTCTATGTATGTCAACATGTACAGCAGCATTTATTTCCTGACTGTGTTGAGTGTGGTGCGTTTCCTGGCAACCGTTCACCCCTTCCGGCTCCTTCATGCCACTAGCGTCAGGAATGCCTGGATTGTTTGTGGCATCATATGGATCTTTATCATGGCTTCCTCAACAACGCTTCTGAACAATGGCTCTGAGCTGAAGGGCAATGTCACGTTGTGCTTGGAGCTGAATCGTAATAAAGCTCCTAAACTGAAGACCATGAACTACATTGCCTTGGTGGTGGGCTTTCTGCTGCCCTTCTGCACACTCAGCATCTGCTACATGCTGATCATTCGAGCTCTGTTGAAGGCGGAGGTCCCAGAATTAGGGCTGCGGCTTTCTCACAGGAAGGCATTGACCACCATCATCATTGCCTTGGTCATCTTCCTCCTGTGTTTCTTGCCCTATCATATACTGAGAACCCTCCACCTGCTCCAGTGGACGGCGGATATATGCAGAGACTCGCTGCATAAAGCTGTGGCCATCACACTGGCTTTGGCGGCAGCCAACAGCTGCTTCAACCCTTTGCTTTATTACTTTGCTGGGGAGAATTTTAAGGACAGACTAAAGTCTGCACTCAGGAAAGATCATCCACAGGAACCAAAGTGCAGCTTTCCTTTCTGTGTGTGGCTGAAAAACGAAACAAGAGG